The DNA sequence gaaagttatgacatttcagtgaacgccgtacaaaagttatagcacttctagtgtaatTTTCCCATTGTTTGGCGCGATTCGAGCTTTGTTTTTCTTCGCACGCGATCGTAGGCAAGTGTACATCTATCCTTACCACTAATCTGCCCATTGGTCTCTTGTTCTTGCGTGAATCattgaaattagaaaatggGTATTTGAGATTGAGTTTTCTCTTGCATGGGCAAGGAATCTATCCAACACTATCGCGTAGTCTTGCTAGGATGCTTTGATATAGTATATTAGCTGGTTCGGTTCTGCTTGCATGCTGATTCATTTAGTTGGATTGGCAACTCAATGAGTCGGATTAGAGGAATGGACGGGGAAATTATGGAGTTCGAGTCGTGAAGTATAACTTCCCCTTTGATGCGATTCGGCCTAAACTCAAAGAATACTTAACGATTTTGCTTGTTGTACCAAATGGATTGATTACTGTCGTCGAGGGTAGAACACCGAAAGGGTAAGCTGGTTATGGTGTATTTTGAATTGGATTGTGGCCTTTGGAACATTAAAATAATGAGATATTGTTGGTCGGTTGACTTTGCTTGCCATCTTAGTACCTAAATTTGATTTCGTCAATTGATGTGAAGTGCCTACACTGATTACTTAATGGATCTATTGAATGCAAGGATGCCATAGTGATGTGTTAAATGGAATGCCCGATAATTTGTAGCCATGGAACCCTTAGTTTTACATTTTAAAGGGGCTGTTCCATTTTTGCGTAGAATGGTGGTTATAATGTGCAATATGAATACCTGAAGACTATGTTCTAATGGCATCGAGATTCTTTGTTCAATGTATTGGATTGACTAGTGCTTTATTAATGTTGCACGCATAACATGAGGCATATACATAGCATTATATCTGAATGCTCGTCAACATTGTCCATTTAGAGTTGTTGGAGACACCCTAAAGCGTGTGCAGGGAATGTCGTAAAGTTGTGACACCCCGAGTCGGGTGTGGGAAAGTGCTATACGGATATCCGGGGAGCCTCGGAGTAGAGGATAGCACGTGGAGCCTCGGAGAAGAGGACGATAAGTGGAGCCTCGGAGTAGAGGATGGTAAATGGAGTGTCGTAAATGATTAATCAACCACGGGTTGATGGAGATTGGTGCATTCGACGAAAATATCTCAAGCATGCACCGTTTGCATATCATTCTTGCATACGCATATGACGCTGAATGATGGTGAAATTATAGTCCTATGACATGTGCATTGGTATGGCTTGTGCTTGTGATTGTCACTTGTAGGATTTTACTTGAATGAGTGGTTGGGTGGACGGTTTAGTCGTTTGGCTAGATGCACTTACTTGCTAATATGTGGTTAGCTTACCCCTATTTGAGGACTGTCTTTTTAGATACTTAGATAAGGAATGGGATCGAATTTAGAAGACGATGGCGAAGACGAAGCTAgatgatggtgtcgataggatGAAAGTAGTCATTGTAGTTTGTAgcatttgaacttttgtaaagaatctTTCAAAAGATATAAAGAATTATTTCCAAGATTATTGCTTATTGATCGTTTGCTTTAATAGGAATATGAACTCTATGAATAAAGCAAAACCTTAGATGTCGTGCTTGCCGCACGTTCTTCATGCACTTGTATTTTAGCCTTCTACTTGCACCATTAATAttaataatatcatattaaagcaGAACGCACAAGTAGGTTGGGTCAACCAGGTGGTGGGGCCCGGGCTACTACACATACACCCCTAGAAAACGCGTCTCACAAGTTAAGAGGACCCTAGCTCTATATAAGCTAGCCCAAGACCCTCTCCCTAAGCAATGTGAGACAAAGAGCCATGCACACCCCCTCCATGGGATGTCACACTAGGTATTTTGATATATCACTTGCCTAATCTGAGAAAATTTCGAAGTCTTctaaatataacaaaatattTCACAATGCAATCGATTAGaaaatttcctaatccgcaactgcATACATGGAAATAAGTCTATGTATCGGGCTTTAGATGTAATTATTTCCATAGcgggtatttcgaattttagggTCCATCTAGATTGAAATTTAATTCGAAAGAATTAGCGGtaattatcttttcattaaaagatttgcagctttaatttaaattcaaccgtaaaaactgaaaatgaaaaaaaaattcagaaaattcgtGTCTCatcttttaatttaatgtcacaaaatcttataaaataaaataaaaattaggaagatatggtttcttaaaaaatcACGTCTCATCAtttctagaaatcctatctcATGGATTGCATTCAacgaaaaaaatcttttgaatccattccaattttttaaaagatgtagacatagggtaaaaaaaatttcttaaaaattttggggcttaatgaaaattaaatccgaaaattttaacataatcttgaaccaattcactctcatttccattaattttaatttcgaaaattgcacaaaaaacacaaaaacattccttagaaaagaaaacccaaaaaatgcacctttgaacttcaaatcagaatttattaaaattgtcaaatcaaacatttcatgaaaattagtactgaaagggcattaattttaaaaatttaatgtaatcaagtcctgaGCTTAAAATATTTGGTTCATAGAAGTAATTTAATTTTCCCACtaatttatttaggtttctaatcgatctactaaaaaatgattagtgacggcttcaaaaaattaaaaatcttttgcaagataatcacttGAACCATAAAATTGTGATTTGgaagaacttgggagagttcgagctaagttaattaatttggtaatccattaacctaaaattggaaactcTTAATTTTAGGTCGTGAAGTTGCAAGCGTTAGACAAATCTCATACTTGAGATTTGGTTGATTTACCTCTTGAAAAGTTTACTATGAGTTataaatgggtgtataagatcATAACTAAGGTCGATGGTACGGCGTAACGCTATAAAACTCGATTGGTAGCAAAAGGCTTTACTCGGGAGTGTGATATTGACGACAACAAGACCTTTGTTTTAGTTGCATGTCAAACTTTTGTTCGAAGTCTTCTTGTTGGTGCCGTTGCTAAGCGATGGCCTCTGTTTTCGAtcgaggtaaatatgtcatccTCAATGGCCATCTTCTTGAGGAAGTATAATTGGAACTTCCTCAGTGGCCATCTTCTCATCACTTTATCTCAAGCAaaccaaatcaaatttttaaataaattttattaatttattatttttatttctttctttttctttcttcttccattgTGACTGGCAGGCAGTGGCTATAGGCAAGCTAGAGGCTCACCGGCCAGCCGatgagggagaagaaaaaagaaataaaataaaataaaaatataatgaatcaaattaaatggaaaataaatcaaaacataaatataaatcaaaatatacaaaattaaaaaatttgagaggagaaattttgaaaaagtgttttcacaattttagatttaggaatttactTTCTCAACTTTGTGCATaaattttccgttgactaagtcattttcggcgAATTAAACGAGTAAATGTCCGAAAAGTAATTTCCGAAAAGCACGTTGCAAATAAAAGTACCCTTTATACTACTCTTAAATTGAATCAAATCAGTAAAAATGGTTTGAAGAAAAACACGCAGCATGTCGCTTGCGGCAATCATACAAGCGAAAGGCATGTCTCACGAACATCATGCCTTGATCTCCCTATTCTTGAAAGTAGGGTTTTGGTattgccaaaaataaagaaacgtGGGGGTGGGGAGTTGGGACAAGCTCACCCCTAACattagagaaaattaaaaagtaaaataattatgaatttgaaaattgaattaatagGCTGACCTTAAGGTTTTCGCATTGCATAACTCTACAATTATGGCAATCCATTTCTATTTATCTGTCCATATGGCAATCTTGGTACTTACAAGACAAATATCTTTAGTGGGGCGGCTATTCTACGATTATAAGCTAATTCAATTTGCAACCATTTAGAAGACATCATATTGTTTATGGCCAAAATGACCAATTTTTGGTTATTATCGACAAGTGATACACTTAGTTGATGATAGCAAAGTTTGGTTATTTGAGAATAGAATTACTAGTTACTTGAACGGAATCGACAACTCATCGGTAAAGTCATCAACAACACAACGTGAGTTATCGATTagagtgttgacacccgattttcaattagtttttccttagaaaaaatttcaaaaatccataaaaatccataaaattgaaaaatcaattttggaagccttagccaagcttaaggatccatttttgaacaaaaagtatttttcggttgaaaaattaaagttggggtcacatgagtcttcgCAAATGTGGAcccaaattgagccaaaaaattcatttgaggcaCTTCTAGTCTTTTCCACTTAATCCAAGTTATGACATAtgattcttacacctttaattgcattttgatccaatcaatttcaaattttaagcaGATTGCAAAACGGACttatttgcattttcaatttagtcctcaattttcaaataaagtcaAATTAGTCATTTTAAAGGGGAACCCAGGCACATGTGAACCTTGACCCATAAGTTCTTTAGCATTCCAAGCATATTAGTGAGGTTAGATTGACAAAAACTAATCAATTAGGGCCCTAATCGAGCAGATTTTATATTCgggtcaaatttgaaatttggggctttttgcatgaaattgtaccaatttgtttCGAAGTTGACATTCATAGATGGTGTCCATTTTGTAAGGTTCAATTTTGGCATTAATTTCACATGAATTGGTCAAATGGacagttttttttgtttggtcaaaaaACAACTTTATTTCATATCAAGTAGATGATGCAGAATAACAACCCAAATGGGCTTCATAACAAAGAACACCCAAAAGAGGTTGTGGGGGTCTTGAAACCCAATTTTGAGGAAGAGACTAATGAAGTTGAGCCTCAACAGCCCAGTCCGTAGCTTTATTTTGGCCTTTGGGACAATGGGTCAAGCAAATGTGAGGTAAAGAAGCAAGTGCGGCTTGGCCTTTCTTGATAAGCACAGTAACTTCCCATGGTGCATGATCTGTTCCCAAAAGTAACTGAACTGAAGTTAGACAGTCAAACTCCAAAGTAGAAACAcgactttctttttctctctcccactTGGCTGCGAACTCCAAGCCCTCAATAATCGCTAGGGTTTTTGCTTGCAGCGCAGATTGCGCCTCCACCTCACTGGCGAAACCACCAAGCAACACACCAGAGGAGTCTCTACATACTCCGGCGATGGCTCCGATATTTGTTCCGGCTACGAAGGCGCCATCAACATTAATTTTCAGAGAACCCAGATCTGGTGGCAACCACTTCGAGGGTAAGTCCCGAGCCCTTACCGGATTTTCCTGCTGATTCCTGCTccaattttcaacattttcattcATTGCAAGTGCTTTGATTACCACTCCTTGCGGATCTGGTGGTTTAGCTTGGAATATGGCCCCATTCCTCGCTTTCCAGATGAACCAGAGCACTTCAGCTACTAGTTCGCCGGTGGGTGTGCAAGGGAGTTCGCTCTTATAGCCTAAAAACCATCGATCCATACTAGTAAGACCTATGCTCCGTATATGTATACATAAATGTTGGTCTGACTAGGCTTCAGCTGTCCAGGGGCAGAGGAGGAACAAATGTTATGCTGTTTCTGGGCTTGTTTTACACAATGGGCATATCGGATCAGGTACGACTCTCCGTCTGAACAAGTTTTCCTTTGTGGGCAGGGCATTTTGGCAAAGATTCCACATGAAAACTTTgattttggggggggggtcTTTAAGTTCCAGACTTTGCACCATAGagtttttggcttttggtgCAATGATGATGCATGTAACTGAGTGAAGTTGTTGCCCTCTTTCCTAAGTTGGTTATACCCACTTTTGACAAAATAATTGCCTGACTTTGCTGCCGTCCATACCATTCTTTCTCTGCTATTGATGGGAGGGGAATAGCCAATATTTCATTGACAATTCTTTCTTCAAACAAGTTTTGAAGGCTTTCTTCCTTCCATGAGGCACTGTGCCTGCCAATTAACTCAGCGACACGCTGAGGGTCTTCTTGGTTAGCTGGACCTGTAATTGTACCTAACTTTAACCATTTGTCTTCTCGAATTCTAATCGATTCTCCATTGCCCACTGACCGCAAAACTGAATCCGATATAGCATCCCTTCCAATTAGTAAGCTTTGCCACCCCCAAGATGGTCGATGACCTTTTTGTGCATGCCAAAAATCTATATGGGGGAAATAGAGCCCCTTAAAAAGCTGATTCCACAGTGTCGAAGGATTTTCTGTCATTCTCCAAGCCTGTTTGCCCAACATTGCCCTATTAAAGGTAATAAGGTCTTTGAAGCCCATTCCTCCACTATCCTTCCTCATTTTTAGCACATTCCAGCTTTTCCAATGTATTCCAGCTTTCGAGTCATTACTCTTCCACCAAAAAGAGGCAATCTTTTGCTCAATGGCCTTACAAATGGATataggaattttgaaaattgacatTGCGTATTGCGGTAATGTCTGAACTACCGCTTTTAAGAGGACCAAAAACTTGAAATCAGGTCGAGTTGACCAATCCGGTCAACCTAGTGACTTCGTTGACTAGGTCAGCCTAAGTAGCCACAAACAGAAGCTTTTTGGAGCTTCTCTTCATGCGCATACAGGACACAACAAAGAGAGAGACGCCCACGGGAGCTAAAATTAACACTCAAATTGGAAAACCCAAGACCACTATCAACTCCCGTTCGTCAACCCAAGGCTCCCCGTTGCCGCTTAACTATTCTTCTCGAATGGAGCGCACGTGCGAGGAAAGGCTGGAGAGCCCGTAACAACTTGAAGCGAAAACTGAAAATGGGGAAGAATCATCCATGGTCATCCTCAAGTGGAGAATAACAGAAAACAGACAGGGGGAGTTCGGTTGGTTTTCGGGGGGAATTCGCCAAGAGACCGAGGGACGAACAACAAACGGAAGGGGATAAAAGAAAAGCTCGACAACaacagaaaaaaaggagagatcaGAGAGAGTTAtaaagagagcgagagagagaggggaagagagCGAGAGGATCGAAACATCGCCTCCATGCTTCTGCTGTGACATCGTTGCTACCGTTTGGGCGAGCACGGGAGTTCCGATCATCTGCCGGGGAGTAAGTGAAGATCGTATAAGTTCATTTTGATTCACGTGGGAACATCGGGGACCACCACAATCGTCGTTGAGCGTTGCCATCGCCGCCGAACGGGGATCGATCAACTCGTACGAACCTCGCTTGAACCGCGATCCGTCGAACTCTGGCCAATGGTCGTTAGGGTTAAAATCGATCAAGTAACTTTCTATACCTCTCCTGGATGCTTGTTGCATAGATAGAATCGGGGATGAATGACTGGAAACTAGAGAACTAGTGCCCGCTGGAATCTATAGATCCGGTCGGAGGTGGTAAAGGTGGTTAGAGGCGGCGGACGGGCTTTTAAGGCACATATTGGGTTTTAGATCGTCATTTTGTATAGGATAGGTCAATTTGGCATCGAAATCGGTATGTTTAGTTGCTGTTTTGGGTGGTCGGTGAAGTTTTGGCGGTCTCGCCGGAGTCAcgacactgttcatcgtcttctccggGGAGCCGTTGACTCGGTCAATGatctttgaccaagtcaacgATGACGTGGTGGCCACGTCAACAAACGATCACAACAATTAacagaaaatgattttgatccaacGGCCTCAAGTGTGCCACGTGTCAAGATCtccttttttggaaaataaaaatgatttttcaaaatattcagatttcctggaaaaaaaatcgattttgtgatcgcgcggcctatgtttggccgcgtgtcacttttctgatcgttggatcaatgttttttaataaaaagaaaatcattttcattaataaaaaatgtttcCGATTGAATGGCCACTGTTCAACCACGCGTTTCAATTGTGGCTGTCAATTTCTTGTGTCAAATCAGAGCATTCAGAAGTCGCCACGTGGCGCGTTCTAGTGCGTTAGATAGGAATTGAcgggaattttgaaaatagaataaaaaaatctgaaatttttgaaaattcgaacGAAATTGCTCAAAAGTAACGTCGTTTCGGCCGAGGCCCGGACCCACGAGGGTTGGGCCGACCGCCCGTAAGGTGTGGGCTAGGTCAACCCGGGGCAGGCCGGATAATTttcctcaataaaaaaatttgaaaatgatttttaaaatccaaaaaaatggaatggaaaaatcatagaaaatccaaaaaaattaggaaaaattgtagaaaattcatgaaaaatttcagaaattctaaaaaattgagaaatgacCATAGTCAATTGGCCAAGCCTATTTTTGAGGtttcttttcttgatctttccaaaatgacttttttatcctttaggggtaatttatctccataaaatttttgagatttgcAAAAATGCTGAAATTATGAGATGAATCAGTTAGGTGGCTCATATTCTGTCTaggattttcatattttgtttctttaagaaaatgacaattttacccttcaagggcaaattgtcccaaaaaattttcacg is a window from the Rhodamnia argentea isolate NSW1041297 chromosome 8, ASM2092103v1, whole genome shotgun sequence genome containing:
- the LOC125316280 gene encoding uncharacterized protein LOC125316280; its protein translation is MDRWFLGYKSELPCTPTGELVAEVLWFIWKARNGAIFQAKPPDPQGVVIKALAMNENVENWSRNQQENPVRARDLPSKWLPPDLGSLKINVDGAFVAGTNIGAIAGVCRDSSGVLLGGFASEVEAQSALQAKTLAIIEGLEFAAKWEREKESRVSTLEFDCLTSVQLLLGTDHAPWEVTVLIKKGQAALASLPHICLTHCPKGQNKATDWAVEAQLH